From the genome of Prevotella herbatica, one region includes:
- a CDS encoding DUF4906 domain-containing protein, which produces MTTIYKIQINIILVAMILLLGSCANDITQSGTDTNGERNTLKLAFNIEQPRIVTDGNVIKTTRSMTTAQESVVNSISIVVFNTSGGKVGEYYLTFSSAKTTTFYASVPVAVANSYKVYAVANASSATVASMKAATTLTAFNAISSTLSSADDLNSATSLVMFGKGTATLGNSNGVGSTTNINLSRLAAKITLNLASINNYTITGYQICNTTMSSYVSSDNLATTNISGTTFNVTNTFNDQVEVSGLSIQNASTSANIFMYENMAGTNSASKTSALRVSLNSPKKATYLVVYATSSSNVKCKFTYYLGGSSSSDFTGFDISRNTNYIYNINISGTDLADMRVLCPGEFLFSDGTWGGISYNSSKIPIAIVFAINATSDHKNNGYTNGEAMALTNASTNCSDGNNCISIAKSYSVTAPSNTSNWYLPSIFEFRRVVCYLGGLSATEADIVTPSTGGIWFSYVAPSVTSVLNSAFSKCGVAYSAFGYNPTQDFWTSTSSGETVHPFLNVNFYNNGLLDADFNNGNSENNTLYVRSVIAF; this is translated from the coding sequence ATGACGACAATATATAAAATACAAATAAATATAATCTTAGTGGCAATGATATTGCTTCTAGGATCTTGTGCCAACGATATTACTCAGAGTGGAACAGACACTAACGGCGAAAGAAATACTCTAAAGCTTGCGTTTAATATTGAACAGCCGAGAATTGTTACTGACGGGAATGTGATTAAGACTACTCGCTCTATGACTACTGCACAGGAATCTGTAGTAAACAGTATTTCGATAGTTGTATTCAATACTAGTGGGGGAAAGGTTGGTGAGTATTATTTAACGTTCTCTTCAGCTAAAACTACTACATTCTATGCAAGTGTACCTGTTGCTGTCGCTAATAGTTATAAGGTATATGCCGTAGCTAATGCCAGTAGTGCTACTGTTGCGTCAATGAAAGCGGCTACAACTTTAACGGCATTCAATGCCATTTCTTCAACACTGTCATCAGCAGATGATTTGAATAGCGCCACAAGTTTGGTCATGTTTGGTAAAGGTACTGCTACATTAGGTAACTCCAATGGAGTTGGTTCTACAACTAATATAAATCTCTCTCGTCTTGCTGCTAAAATAACTTTGAATTTAGCTTCAATTAATAATTATACAATAACAGGTTATCAGATATGCAATACAACGATGTCATCATATGTAAGCAGTGATAACTTGGCTACTACAAATATTAGTGGTACAACATTTAATGTAACAAATACATTCAATGATCAAGTAGAGGTAAGTGGGCTTTCTATACAGAATGCTTCTACTTCAGCTAATATCTTTATGTATGAGAATATGGCTGGTACTAATTCTGCATCTAAAACTTCTGCATTGAGAGTATCATTAAACTCACCTAAAAAAGCAACTTATTTAGTGGTTTATGCAACATCTTCTTCTAATGTGAAATGTAAATTTACTTATTACTTAGGTGGCTCATCATCATCTGATTTCACAGGTTTTGATATATCGCGTAATACTAATTATATTTATAATATTAATATAAGTGGTACTGATTTAGCCGATATGAGAGTATTGTGTCCTGGCGAGTTCTTGTTTAGTGATGGAACTTGGGGAGGAATATCTTACAACAGTTCTAAAATACCAATAGCAATTGTATTTGCTATAAATGCAACTTCTGATCATAAAAATAATGGATATACTAATGGTGAAGCTATGGCTTTGACAAACGCTTCAACTAATTGTAGTGATGGAAACAATTGTATTAGTATAGCTAAGAGTTATAGTGTTACAGCTCCCTCAAATACTTCTAATTGGTATTTGCCAAGTATTTTTGAATTCAGAAGGGTTGTTTGTTATTTAGGTGGACTGAGTGCAACAGAAGCGGACATAGTTACACCTAGTACAGGTGGAATATGGTTTTCATATGTAGCGCCATCTGTTACTTCTGTATTAAATAGTGCATTTAGTAAGTGTGGTGTAGCCTATAGTGCATTTGGATATAATCCAACTCAGGATTTTTGGACCAGTACTTCTAGTGGAGAGACTGTACATCCCTTTCTTAATGTTAATTTTTATAACAATGGACTGTTAGATGCTGATTTTAATAATGGCAATAGTGAAAATAATACACTTTATGTTAGATCGGTTATCGCATTTTAA
- a CDS encoding DUF4906 domain-containing protein — protein sequence MRIKYFIKIIFIQMVVLMFASCAETIKLSDEDSHQATLSLTAKTEALPDTRALSSTGTSENIVDKLAIFVFDSNGNVIGYKFIGTGSLITSTSTAYTVSGINTRVATGCTICAIANVAEDSLKDISNVTMLKAAAHRFTSADEIATASNMMMYGETTATIDIAAAGSSATIGLKRLAARHTFTVKTANGFKLMAYQLCHVPLSTYYCSKNITTNNVLGTNYNPAKSYGDAAAVAVTASADDATGTTFSVYQYENLVGKQTGATSMASRNINNAPADASYLLLYVADTNTGEKYINRVYLGGNLSSDYTDYSVYRNLATTYSDITIKGADMADANVERTHPEVVYIGDAIIGNYLYADGTNGRVFKKDATVGIIYSNQLTQAQYNANCRHGKVMALKNANNGSNCYWSTNNGSPYTDHTSTGHPYLTSFKMYYDDISSGYDAYSANSTFVTNIANGAWYYCNSYQDGVSKSFTNSGWYLPSIGEWWDIIENLGNWNTDQKAIIYDKRTHLINSGIESNLITGISNTYFTNLNKKIAEAGGDQFPTTVANAFWTASEYDSLDPVYLYMPSTAIELHCGVGKDGLQPARSVLVY from the coding sequence ATGAGAATAAAATATTTTATAAAAATAATATTCATTCAGATGGTAGTGCTAATGTTTGCATCATGTGCAGAAACAATAAAATTATCTGATGAAGATAGTCATCAGGCTACGCTTTCGTTGACAGCTAAGACTGAAGCGTTGCCAGATACTCGTGCACTTTCTTCTACAGGAACAAGTGAAAATATTGTGGACAAGTTGGCTATATTTGTTTTTGATTCTAATGGAAACGTTATTGGATATAAATTTATTGGTACGGGTTCGCTGATAACTTCAACCAGTACAGCCTATACCGTTAGCGGCATAAATACAAGAGTTGCTACAGGGTGTACAATATGTGCAATAGCAAATGTTGCGGAGGATTCTTTGAAGGATATTTCAAATGTTACAATGCTTAAAGCTGCCGCACATCGTTTTACTTCGGCTGACGAGATAGCTACAGCAAGTAACATGATGATGTATGGTGAAACAACTGCAACAATAGATATTGCTGCCGCAGGAAGTTCGGCAACAATAGGCTTGAAGCGTTTAGCGGCTCGCCATACATTTACAGTAAAGACAGCAAATGGATTCAAGCTAATGGCTTATCAGTTATGCCATGTTCCACTCTCAACATACTATTGCAGTAAGAATATTACCACAAATAATGTGTTGGGTACTAATTATAATCCTGCAAAGAGTTATGGTGATGCAGCTGCTGTAGCAGTAACAGCCTCTGCTGATGATGCCACAGGAACAACTTTCAGCGTATATCAATATGAAAATTTGGTGGGTAAACAGACAGGTGCTACATCTATGGCAAGCAGGAATATAAATAATGCTCCGGCTGATGCTAGCTATTTATTGCTATATGTAGCAGATACCAATACAGGAGAAAAATATATTAATAGAGTTTATCTAGGCGGCAATTTATCAAGCGACTACACTGATTATAGTGTATATCGCAATCTCGCCACAACATACAGTGACATAACAATAAAAGGTGCTGATATGGCTGATGCAAATGTGGAAAGAACCCATCCAGAAGTTGTGTATATTGGTGATGCCATTATTGGTAATTATCTGTATGCCGATGGAACTAATGGTAGGGTATTTAAAAAAGATGCAACTGTAGGTATTATCTATTCTAATCAATTGACGCAAGCACAATACAATGCTAACTGTCGTCACGGAAAAGTTATGGCGTTGAAAAATGCTAATAATGGGAGTAATTGTTATTGGTCAACCAATAATGGTTCTCCATATACTGATCATACAAGTACAGGACATCCTTATCTGACAAGTTTTAAAATGTACTATGACGATATCAGTAGTGGCTATGATGCTTATTCTGCAAACAGCACTTTTGTTACAAATATAGCCAATGGTGCATGGTATTATTGTAATTCTTATCAGGATGGTGTATCCAAATCATTTACAAATAGTGGTTGGTATCTTCCAAGCATTGGAGAGTGGTGGGATATTATAGAGAATCTTGGAAATTGGAATACTGATCAGAAAGCTATAATATATGACAAAAGAACACATTTGATTAATTCAGGAATAGAATCTAATTTGATAACAGGAATAAGCAACACATATTTCACAAACTTGAATAAAAAAATTGCAGAAGCTGGTGGTGATCAATTTCCAACAACAGTCGCAAATGCTTTCTGGACAGCATCTGAATATGATTCTTTGGATCCTGTTTATTTATACATGCCTAGTACAGCTATTGAATTGCATTGTGGGGTTGGTAAGGATGGTCTTCAGCCAGCTCGTTCTGTTCTGGTATATTAA
- a CDS encoding fimbrial protein: protein MKLTYFFISGLAMTIMMSSCSSENDTVTTDNGLKTISLDFSATNLKTRASGNPADANGYIVGLDSKEARLSRLAVGIFNGTTTSSINEITLDNTKAGDDNTSYTASFNAQAAANNNVYIVANAPVGHFSGKTLLSDFYTTALDLGYTTSVDGNTNYTSGAATKQVQTALPMNSPLATLTAGSGADINKLVVTGGIAMKRLVARIAINSIKISIPSTGMYAGDTFTPTEVFVYNAATSINPDGTTLSTEPSNSGESTKTSDGWTPGTTMPTIEDNLGNYSYLSTGVISSFTDNTQSSPTLATTNQYYFYVFPHTATTPTKLVIKGIWHNSATSTYEVVYYPIVINHSQTGTTITDGSHNPLTPATDSQIDANMQYNISAEIYAKGVSDPATNITPSAISVALTVTDWSVTNQNVVFE, encoded by the coding sequence ATGAAATTAACTTATTTCTTTATTTCGGGACTTGCAATGACCATAATGATGTCTTCATGCTCTTCTGAAAATGATACAGTGACTACTGATAATGGACTTAAGACCATAAGTCTTGATTTCTCTGCCACAAACTTAAAAACCAGAGCTTCAGGTAATCCTGCCGATGCCAATGGATACATAGTAGGTCTTGATTCTAAAGAGGCGCGTCTTTCACGTCTTGCTGTTGGTATCTTCAACGGTACAACAACTTCTTCTATCAACGAAATTACTCTTGATAATACCAAAGCGGGGGATGATAATACATCATATACAGCATCATTCAATGCACAGGCTGCAGCAAATAATAATGTGTATATCGTAGCAAATGCTCCTGTGGGACATTTCAGTGGAAAGACTTTGCTTTCAGATTTCTATACAACAGCTCTTGATCTGGGATACACAACAAGTGTAGATGGCAATACAAATTATACATCAGGTGCAGCAACAAAACAGGTTCAGACAGCATTGCCGATGAATAGCCCTCTTGCTACTTTGACAGCAGGATCGGGTGCCGATATAAACAAACTTGTTGTTACTGGTGGAATAGCCATGAAGCGTCTTGTCGCTCGTATAGCTATTAATTCCATAAAGATTAGTATTCCTTCTACGGGTATGTATGCTGGTGACACATTCACTCCTACAGAAGTATTCGTATATAATGCAGCAACTTCTATTAATCCTGATGGAACAACACTTTCTACAGAACCAAGTAATAGTGGTGAGTCTACAAAAACATCTGATGGTTGGACTCCTGGAACGACAATGCCAACAATAGAAGACAATCTTGGTAATTACAGCTATCTGAGTACAGGCGTTATTTCTAGTTTTACAGATAACACACAGAGCTCTCCAACATTGGCAACAACAAACCAGTATTATTTCTATGTTTTTCCACATACAGCAACTACTCCAACAAAACTTGTAATAAAAGGTATTTGGCATAATTCTGCTACAAGTACTTACGAGGTTGTATACTATCCAATAGTTATTAACCACTCACAGACTGGTACAACCATTACTGATGGTAGTCATAACCCTCTTACTCCTGCTACAGACTCACAGATTGATGCAAACATGCAGTATAATATATCTGCGGAGATTTATGCAAAAGGTGTAAGTGATCCTGCAACAAACATAACTCCATCGGCAATTTCTGTTGCATTGACAGTTACAGACTGGAGTGTAACAAATCAGAATGTGGTGTTTGAATAA
- a CDS encoding FimB/Mfa2 family fimbrial subunit: MISPHFIRTMVMSMLLTVAFGSLCSCISEDTGNCIQYSVRTRLVDRNGKLLPDSIATQSVAYIFRNGKYVYSVPVSSDGTYHVFFNGCDNTCMTVFGNRNISGFELSKLSIGDDMNTIAVKIASLEQAQDSLLHSRLYYGNVTLSNITPDSADYPVTLPMYDNLSRLHVILNNVESLLGTGKYSVKISGLYSEFTYGGIVTGDSRECNLDMTHLADGSYRSGVVSTLPSDSPLTITLYKDGEAIRTVNTDYAGNPITTSGGEEKAIVINAGATYTNTQVMPWGDFVSQQAQL, encoded by the coding sequence ATGATAAGTCCTCATTTTATAAGAACAATGGTTATGTCAATGTTGCTTACGGTGGCATTTGGCAGCCTGTGCTCTTGTATAAGCGAGGATACCGGCAACTGTATACAGTATTCCGTTCGTACGCGGCTTGTTGACAGAAACGGTAAATTGCTTCCTGACAGTATTGCTACTCAGTCTGTTGCCTATATATTCCGCAACGGCAAGTATGTTTATTCCGTTCCTGTTTCTTCAGACGGAACCTATCATGTGTTTTTCAATGGATGTGACAACACTTGCATGACGGTATTTGGAAATCGAAATATCTCAGGCTTTGAACTTAGCAAACTTTCTATAGGTGATGACATGAATACTATTGCCGTAAAGATTGCCTCACTAGAACAGGCACAGGACTCATTGCTTCATTCCAGACTTTATTATGGTAATGTCACGTTATCGAATATCACACCCGATTCAGCAGATTATCCAGTAACACTTCCTATGTATGACAACCTATCACGTCTTCATGTCATACTAAACAATGTAGAAAGTTTGCTTGGTACAGGTAAATATAGTGTGAAGATAAGCGGTCTGTATAGTGAGTTCACCTATGGTGGAATAGTAACGGGAGACAGTAGGGAATGCAATCTAGACATGACGCATCTTGCCGATGGTTCATACCGAAGCGGAGTAGTGAGTACTTTACCTTCAGATTCTCCTCTGACGATAACTCTTTATAAGGATGGTGAAGCTATAAGAACTGTGAATACAGACTATGCCGGAAATCCTATAACGACAAGTGGAGGCGAAGAGAAAGCAATCGTAATCAATGCTGGTGCAACATATACAAATACACAGGTAATGCCGTGGGGTGACTTTGTGTCGCAACAGGCTCAGTTATAA
- a CDS encoding fimbrial protein, translated as MRISKYLFGIFLLAGFMQSCSTDVNVDGNDNKESKAMTLNIKGASSDTRASGTVGNESSVKNIVIAVFDGTSLENTFVVSSPDVTNNTITKKITYKAATPKIVVVANVPASLFAGVKTEDDFKALTASLDNTTSIYNTETADFTSAVGDKDNVGTQKSDVLPMIGTASSIDANGNSTVSLYRMVSRVAINSITTAFSQYGPYAGYIFKVEQVYMANVPSVSTLASEWDSNAGNNSPVTSALVQGLTTNETGYKSYLGTGVINVATPFSTPQYFYVFPNTSTVFATQTKIIIKGQLYDKDGALVGTYYYPVVVNRAQTGTDINNSNSGDASHSGNGTVGANRTYTLGVTIMTKGNTNPDDDLKPNDLSINITVSDWSSNLTQDVVFN; from the coding sequence ATGAGAATCAGCAAATATCTATTTGGCATCTTTCTCCTTGCTGGATTTATGCAGTCGTGCTCAACGGATGTGAATGTAGATGGCAATGACAATAAAGAGAGTAAGGCGATGACCCTTAACATTAAGGGTGCTAGTTCTGATACCCGTGCCTCTGGCACTGTGGGTAATGAATCATCGGTTAAGAATATTGTTATAGCCGTATTCGATGGAACATCTTTGGAGAATACTTTCGTGGTGTCATCTCCTGATGTTACGAATAATACGATAACGAAGAAAATTACCTATAAGGCAGCCACACCTAAGATTGTTGTGGTAGCCAACGTCCCTGCATCTCTGTTTGCTGGTGTTAAGACCGAAGACGATTTTAAAGCCCTTACTGCAAGTCTTGACAATACCACGTCTATCTATAATACCGAAACTGCAGATTTTACTTCAGCAGTGGGGGACAAGGATAATGTTGGTACACAGAAATCAGATGTGCTTCCAATGATTGGTACGGCTTCTTCTATTGATGCCAATGGTAACTCTACAGTAAGCCTCTATAGGATGGTCTCGCGTGTAGCCATAAATAGCATTACAACTGCATTTTCTCAATACGGGCCATACGCCGGCTATATATTCAAAGTAGAACAGGTGTATATGGCAAACGTGCCTTCGGTATCTACATTGGCTTCTGAATGGGATTCAAATGCAGGCAATAATTCTCCCGTTACATCAGCTTTGGTGCAGGGATTGACTACTAATGAGACAGGCTATAAGAGCTATTTGGGGACTGGCGTCATAAATGTGGCAACACCGTTTAGTACACCCCAATACTTCTATGTGTTCCCTAATACAAGTACTGTATTTGCTACCCAGACTAAAATTATTATCAAAGGTCAGCTTTACGACAAAGACGGTGCTCTTGTCGGCACATATTATTATCCAGTAGTAGTGAATCGTGCGCAGACAGGTACTGATATCAATAATTCAAATAGTGGTGATGCTTCTCACAGCGGCAATGGAACAGTAGGAGCTAATCGTACCTATACACTCGGCGTGACGATTATGACAAAGGGTAATACAAATCCCGACGATGACTTGAAGCCCAACGATCTTTCTATAAATATTACAGTTAGTGATTGGTCTTCGAACCTTACACAAGATGTTGTCTTTAATTAA
- a CDS encoding tetratricopeptide repeat protein, which yields MKLLQSAFFLLAFSGTVSAASAQTVYGGQIYVNSENFTRQGDLLRVRMKVSYDSSVVGSCEALTFTPVLKTDSAVSVLSSVVINGRDRERDAHRTEVLSEVRRNIPIVVKDSRAAKRYFVYDTTVPYKDWMQDCRMYVESEELNCQGRKGHVYEDLVLKNIYLHDMSNDNPDPNVHYYNLMDYVQFLQPQGSDIDKFHRSGEIQIFGNKALAKLSGSRFNHTVFNTIATDVKSELQRYGTSLVGLNINGFGAPIGNYRRNESEAMERSLDLKKYLMKQKLTNRNDLNVSWLAEDWDSISSLVAGSGMNLRDAVVDIIKNIDVVNGREREIENLGLGMPYAYMNRFIFPKVYRIKYTLTFRHDGFDSNSAMQHLGSNPATMTLGELYATAGFYKKGSREYNDILDLTARLFPDNPEANINAAGVALTRNDVTLAHKYLKRWETDPRAYCNMGLLYLSEGNRDKAEVYLKMAKAAGVVQADKALIELMKIK from the coding sequence ATGAAACTATTACAATCTGCATTCTTTCTTCTTGCCTTTAGCGGAACGGTATCCGCAGCATCCGCCCAGACTGTCTACGGCGGACAGATCTACGTCAACTCCGAGAACTTTACCCGTCAGGGAGACCTTCTCCGTGTACGCATGAAGGTAAGCTATGACAGTAGCGTTGTTGGAAGCTGTGAGGCGCTGACTTTCACTCCTGTTCTTAAGACAGACAGTGCCGTTTCTGTGCTATCTTCAGTGGTCATCAACGGCCGTGACAGAGAGCGTGATGCTCACCGTACAGAGGTCCTTTCAGAGGTTCGTCGCAATATCCCCATCGTTGTCAAGGACAGTCGTGCTGCTAAGCGCTATTTTGTCTACGACACAACAGTTCCTTATAAGGACTGGATGCAGGACTGCCGCATGTATGTAGAAAGTGAAGAACTTAACTGCCAGGGTAGAAAAGGTCATGTCTATGAGGATCTTGTTCTGAAGAACATCTACCTTCACGACATGAGCAATGACAATCCCGATCCAAATGTTCACTACTATAACCTGATGGACTATGTACAGTTCCTTCAGCCACAAGGCTCTGATATCGACAAGTTCCATCGCAGTGGTGAGATTCAGATCTTCGGTAACAAGGCACTTGCTAAACTCAGCGGAAGCAGATTCAACCACACTGTGTTCAATACTATCGCTACTGACGTGAAAAGCGAACTTCAGCGTTATGGTACGAGTCTTGTGGGACTTAATATCAATGGCTTCGGTGCTCCTATCGGAAACTACCGCCGCAACGAAAGTGAGGCAATGGAGCGTTCTCTTGATTTGAAGAAGTATCTCATGAAGCAGAAGCTCACCAACCGTAACGACCTTAACGTAAGCTGGCTTGCAGAGGACTGGGACAGCATCTCTTCTCTTGTAGCAGGTAGTGGTATGAACCTTCGCGATGCAGTTGTAGACATCATTAAGAATATTGACGTAGTCAACGGTCGTGAGCGTGAAATTGAGAATCTTGGGCTGGGTATGCCGTATGCTTATATGAACCGCTTTATCTTTCCAAAGGTCTACCGCATCAAATATACGCTGACCTTCCGCCACGATGGTTTCGACAGTAATTCCGCTATGCAGCATCTTGGTTCCAACCCAGCAACAATGACGCTGGGTGAGCTCTATGCCACAGCTGGATTCTATAAGAAGGGCTCTCGCGAATATAACGATATATTGGATTTGACAGCCCGTCTGTTCCCTGATAATCCAGAGGCAAACATCAATGCAGCCGGTGTGGCTCTGACACGTAACGACGTAACCCTTGCGCATAAGTATCTTAAGCGTTGGGAGACTGATCCAAGAGCCTACTGCAACATGGGACTCCTTTATCTTAGCGAGGGAAACCGCGATAAGGCAGAGGTATACCTGAAGATGGCAAAGGCAGCTGGAGTTGTACAGGCAGACAAAGCCCTGATTGAACTGATGAAGATAAAATAA
- a CDS encoding DUF3575 domain-containing protein, giving the protein MFRRIVDRRVCDNSVFILKYCFIFILQLIPFQLKAQYVALKSNLIYDAIAVPSLGAEVRIDSTLTVGVSGTYNPFSFTSDRKWKNWSVRPEVRKWFRKSFNGPFVGADVFYGYFNASRIPFIGLKDRRGEGRFIGGGFTAGWHRILSPHWGLEFSIAAGYVNVSYDKYLNYECGYNEGHNVRNLIMPTGISMSLVYVIR; this is encoded by the coding sequence ATGTTTAGACGAATTGTAGATAGACGAGTGTGTGATAACAGTGTCTTTATCCTAAAGTATTGTTTTATATTCATACTTCAGCTGATTCCATTTCAGCTGAAGGCTCAGTATGTAGCACTGAAATCCAATCTAATCTATGATGCTATAGCAGTTCCTTCACTTGGTGCCGAAGTCAGGATAGACAGTACACTTACAGTTGGAGTCTCTGGCACATATAATCCCTTCAGCTTTACTTCTGACCGTAAATGGAAAAATTGGTCTGTCCGTCCCGAAGTCCGCAAGTGGTTCCGTAAATCATTTAATGGTCCATTTGTAGGTGCTGACGTTTTTTATGGTTACTTCAACGCTTCTAGGATTCCATTCATCGGGCTTAAAGACCGTCGTGGTGAAGGTCGTTTCATAGGTGGTGGCTTTACTGCTGGCTGGCATAGAATACTATCTCCACATTGGGGACTTGAGTTTTCTATAGCAGCAGGCTACGTCAATGTATCATACGACAAATATCTTAACTATGAGTGTGGGTATAATGAGGGACATAATGTCCGAAACCTTATTATGCCAACAGGTATCTCAATGTCACTAGTTTACGTAATAAGATAA
- a CDS encoding tyrosine-type recombinase/integrase produces the protein MSVTFSSFTQTCIRDLRQEGRFSTAHLYDISLRSFCKCLGHDVIRFSEINRNSLHVFKMYLIQRNYTPNTQSTYMRMLRALYNKGVYAGLTKHVYNLFHDVYTGIDKSHKKAMSPVDLNTLFFGKVSSPALISAQQIARLMYCLCGIPFVDFQHVGADSVKDGSLNYSRRKTGVCVSIPVNKETVSLIEKAAVCPSDMNTEAGYRHYQSLLRKFNASLSRLASKLGIKAHVSSYTIRHSWATTALYCHVPVEVISSALGHADIKTTQIYLKGFNAKEIGLANRKVCRCVENK, from the coding sequence ATGTCAGTAACATTCTCTTCTTTTACCCAGACTTGTATTCGTGACCTTCGGCAAGAGGGTCGTTTTTCAACCGCCCATTTGTATGACATTTCACTGCGCTCATTTTGTAAATGTCTCGGTCACGATGTTATCCGTTTCAGTGAGATAAACCGTAATTCCCTTCATGTTTTTAAAATGTATCTCATTCAGCGGAATTATACTCCCAATACTCAGTCCACTTATATGCGCATGCTCCGTGCCTTATATAATAAAGGAGTATATGCAGGGCTTACCAAACATGTTTATAATCTGTTTCACGATGTTTATACGGGCATTGACAAAAGCCATAAGAAAGCGATGTCGCCCGTTGACCTGAATACACTCTTTTTTGGCAAGGTAAGCAGTCCAGCACTCATCAGTGCTCAGCAGATTGCTAGACTCATGTATTGTCTTTGTGGTATTCCCTTCGTTGATTTTCAGCATGTCGGCGCTGACTCAGTAAAAGACGGTTCTCTGAACTACAGCCGCCGTAAGACAGGAGTCTGTGTTAGCATTCCTGTCAATAAAGAAACAGTCTCTCTTATAGAGAAAGCGGCAGTATGCCCTTCAGATATGAATACCGAGGCGGGTTACCGCCATTACCAGTCATTGCTTCGCAAGTTCAACGCCAGTCTTTCGCGTCTTGCCAGTAAGCTTGGTATCAAGGCTCATGTGTCCTCTTATACCATCCGCCATTCTTGGGCTACCACAGCTCTGTACTGTCATGTTCCTGTGGAGGTGATCAGTTCCGCTCTCGGTCATGCCGACATCAAGACCACGCAGATATATCTCAAGGGTTTTAATGCCAAAGAGATAGGGCTTGCCAACAGAAAGGTATGCAGGTGTGTGGAAAATAAATGA
- a CDS encoding DUF6486 family protein, with the protein MDKNKVNISWIIKIVIAIASSLLGLLGTQQNETQE; encoded by the coding sequence ATGGATAAGAACAAAGTAAACATTTCATGGATCATTAAGATAGTAATCGCTATCGCTTCAAGTCTTCTGGGGTTGCTTGGAACGCAACAGAACGAAACGCAGGAATAG
- a CDS encoding HU family DNA-binding protein, with the protein MNKNKKNLKTYNKFYARAVYHGIAQLDDMAEKIQANCSVKKSDVLAVLTELAEVMTAELQDSKIVKIAGLGAFKLTLKCVGADSIKEFTPAKNIKKVNIRFSPEAHVDAGSKTRTKALVTGTQVKEYAEYNKIKGAPAAGDPNGGVVKP; encoded by the coding sequence ATGAACAAAAACAAAAAGAATCTGAAAACCTATAACAAGTTTTACGCTCGTGCCGTCTATCACGGAATAGCTCAACTTGATGACATGGCAGAAAAGATTCAGGCAAACTGCTCTGTTAAAAAGAGTGATGTACTAGCAGTACTCACAGAACTTGCAGAGGTGATGACAGCCGAACTTCAGGACTCAAAAATCGTAAAGATCGCAGGACTAGGCGCGTTCAAGCTCACACTGAAGTGTGTAGGCGCAGACAGTATCAAGGAGTTCACACCTGCCAAGAACATCAAGAAAGTCAACATCCGCTTCTCTCCGGAAGCACATGTAGACGCAGGTTCAAAGACACGCACCAAGGCATTGGTAACAGGTACGCAAGTCAAGGAGTACGCAGAGTACAACAAGATCAAGGGTGCACCAGCTGCAGGTGATCCAAACGGCGGAGTCGTAAAGCCTTAA